The Alnus glutinosa chromosome 7, dhAlnGlut1.1, whole genome shotgun sequence genome includes a region encoding these proteins:
- the LOC133872872 gene encoding zinc finger protein ZAT11-like, whose translation MKRTRDQSFDMANCLMFLSHGLQTEPKKSSPVSSVFECKTCNRQFSSFQALGGHRASHKRTRLTGEEQEQRDRTKLQGSAAGNKPKMHECSICGLEFAMGQALGGHMRRHRATMNEGFSSSITVESKVPAVLKRSNSKRVMCLDLNLTPLENDLKLLFGNKAPAVDLRLII comes from the coding sequence ATGAAGAGAACGAGAGATCAGAGCTTCGACATGGCAAATTGTCTAATGTTTCTGTCTCACGGCCTACAGACCGAGCCGAAAAAGAGTTCGCCGGTTTCTTCTGTCTTTGAGTGCAAGACATGTAATCGGCAATTCTCGTCGTTCCAAGCGCTGGGCGGCCACCGAGCCAGCCACAAGAGAACGAGATTAACGGGGGAAGAACAAGAGCAGAGAGACCGGACCAAACTCCAAGGCTCTGCTGCAGGGAACAAACCGAAGATGCATGAGTGCTCGATCTGTGGCCTGGAGTTTGCAATGGGGCAAGCTTTGGGCGGGCATATGAGGCGGCATAGAGCGACGATGAACGAAgggttttcttcttccattacAGTTGAATCGAAAGTGCCAGCTGTGCTGAAAAGGTCCAACAGTAAAAGGGTTATGTGCCTGGACTTGAACTTGACGCCATTGGAGAACGATTTGAAGTTGTTATTTGGAAATAAGGCTCCTGCAGTCGATCTTCGGTTGATAATTTGA
- the LOC133873348 gene encoding kinesin-like protein KIN-5B, translated as MSLTPDLSKKVGLGIAPSPHPFLTPRPERRRTDPRMVDWNSNRQDRDKETNVQVLLRCRPLSDDEQRLNVPKVISCNEHKREVTVLQNLGSKQVDRVFTFDKVFGPKAQQRSIYDQAISPIVNEVLDGFNCTVFAYGQTGTGKTYTMEGGMRKKGGDLPAESGVIPRAVRQIFDMLEAQNADYSVKVTFLELYNEEITDLLAPEDNSRSTEDRQKKPISLMEDGKGCVVLRGLEEKAVYSINDIHSLLEQGAAKRRTADTLLNKHSSRSHSIFTITVHIKEATVGDEDLIKCGKLNLVDLAGSENISRSGAREGRAREAGEINKSLLTLGRVINALVEHSAHIPYRDSKLTRLLRDSLGGKTKTCIIATVSPSVHCLEETLSTLDYAYRAKNIKNKPEANQKMSKAVLLKDLYLEIERMKQDVRAAREKNGVYIPLERFAREEAEKKASKEKIEQLENDLNLSEKQVDRFRELYLTEQEQKLDVESELKDCKINLENSNKTLLDLQESYRLAITMLKEKEFIISKLQRSENSLIECAKELRTNLQSASEDIASLFAKLDQKDRMEAENQSMVLTFGSHLDQRLKDLHRTVLGSVSQQQQYLRCMEEHVHSYLASKCDATQALESRIKKMTETCASGVATLKDLANALQRKASSDLEQINSTISLQAMTVENFLVTAVLEAEEVICDIQNSLDEQKQLLAFFTRQQEEGLQRSLVSAQVISKETMSFFNNLHYHASQVMIVLDESQIERSNQLIKFEKMFKDEAAIEEKQALEKIAGILRTLTSKKAAMVSKASRSIQDSSIQESTKLKHKMSEMQEVSTVATKKLSEYIENLESHFVEDSFSAAESRAIMEDCLHECSKKVDYSGQQWENAQSTIDHLNNIGIADIGSTIMENIHANHFAYEEFVSASSSVSADFNTGACDMLVTVKDSLILDRENKKEIDSTTALCLDQLKSTQEKHGESISNIRSQAEKCLIKDYLANTQIGLQIDDPSFEVLHFIHDSLILDRENKKEIDSTTALCLDQLKSTQEKHGESISNIRSQAEKCLIKDYLVDEHSCTTPKKRAIVVPSLASIEEMREPAFEIDKEDKTSENRLKWTLTESKIPPHLRVSPILERTPFADVN; from the exons ATGTCACTCACTCCTGATCTATCAAAGAAAGTGGGATTAGGGATTGCACCATCTCCACATCCTTTTCTTACGCCTCGTCCAGAACGGCGGCGTACGGATCCGAGAATGGTAGACTGGAACTCAAACCGTCAGGACAGGGATAAAGAGACCAATGTGCAAGTTCTGCTTAGATGCAG GCCGTTAAGTGATGATGAGCAAAGGTTGAATGTGCCGAAGGTGATATCATGTAATGAACATAAAAGAGAAGTGACTGTTTTGCAAAATTTAGGTAGCAAGCAAGTAGATAGAGTTTTCACCTTTGACAAG GTTTTTGGGCCCAAAGCACAGCAAAGATCTATATATGACCAAGCCATTTCCCCAATTGTTAATGAAGTTCTTGATGGATTCAACTGTACCGTCTTTGCATATGGACAGACAGGGACTGGTAAAACATATACTATGGAGGGTGGGATGAGAAAGAAG GGTGGGGATTTGCCTGCTGAGTCCGGAGTTATTCCACGGGCTGTTCGTCAAATTTTTGATATGCTTGAGGCTCAAAACGCTGACTATAGTGTGAAAGTAACATTTTTGGAGCTGTACAATGAAGAAATAACTGATTTACTGGCTCCTGAAGACAATTCAAGATCAACTGAAGATAGACAAAAGAAACCTATTTCCTTGATGGAGGATGGAAAGGGTTGTGTGGTTCTAAGAGGCCTTGAAGAAAAAGCAGTATACAGTATAAATGATATTCATAGTCTCTTGGAACAAGGGGCAGCCAAAAGGCGCACAGCGGATACCTTGTTAAACAAGCATAGCAg CCGTTCTCATTCTATCTTTACCATCACTGTCCATATAAAGGAAGCAACTGTTGGTGATGAGGACCTAATTAAGTGCGGCAAGCTTAATCTTGTTGATTTGGCAGGATCAGAGAATATATCTCGGTCAGGTGCACGGGAG GGTCGTGCAAGAGAAGCAGGGGAGATAAACAAAAGCTTACTCACCTTAGGCCGTGTAATAAATGCCCTTGTGGAACACTCTGCTCATATACCTTACAG GGATAGCAAGCTTACGAGGCTATTAAGGGACTCTTTAGGGGGGAAAACAAAAACTTGCATCATTGCTACAGTTTCTCCCTCTGTTCATTGTTTGGAAGAAACTCTAAGCACTTTAGATTATGCCTATCGtgccaaaaacataaaaaacaaacCTGAG GCCAATCAGAAAATGTCCAAAGCTGTGTTGCTCAAGGATTTGTATTTGGAAATTGAGAGAATGAAACAAG ATGTTCGAGCAGCAAGGGAAAAGAATGGTGTTTATATTCCGCTTGAAAGATTTGCCAGGGAAGAAGCTGAAAAAAAG GCAAGTAAAGAGAAGATAGAGCAATTGGAGAATGATCTCAACCTCAGTGAGAAG CAAGTGGATAGGTTTCGTGAGCTCTATTTGACTGAGCAAGAACAGAAACTGGATGTGGAAAGTGAGCTCAAGGACTGCAAG ATAAATCTTGAAAACAGTAACAAGACATTGCTTGATCTTCAAGAAAGTTACAGGTTAGCCATCACAATGCTGAAGGAAAAGGAGTTTATCATTTCCAAGCTGCAACGCTCAG AAAATTCTTTAATTGAATGTGCAAAGGAGTTGCGCACCAATTTGCAGAGTGCATCAGAGGATATAGCTTCATTGTTTGCAAAATTAG ATCAGAAAGACAGGATGGAAGCAGAAAACCAGAGCATGGTTTTGACTTTTGGTTCTCATCTTGATCAGCGCTTAAAAGACCTTCACAGGACTGTCCTGGGGTCAGTTTCTCAACAACAGCAATACTTGAGATGCATGGAAGAACATGTCCACTCATATCTTGCTAGTAAATGTGAT GCAACACAGGCTCTTGAATCAAGGATTAAGAAAATGACTGAGACTTGTGCTTCTGGAGTAGCAACCTTGAAGGACCTTGCCAATGCATTGCAAAGGAAAGCTTCTTCAGACCTGGAGCAGATAAATTCTACTATCTCATTGCAAGCAATGACAGTTGAGAAT TTTCTTGTCACTGCTGTTTTGGAAGCCGAGGAGGTTATTTGCGACATCCAAAATTCTCTTGATGAGCAAAAACAGTTATTGGCCTTCTTCACTCGACAACAGGAGGAG GGTTTACAACGTAGTTTGGTTTCAGCACAAGTAATTTCAAAGGAAACCATGAGCTTCTTTAATAACCTTCACTATCATGCTTCACAAGTCATGATAGTTCTTGATGAAAGCCAAATTGAGAGATCCaaccaattaataaaatttgagaagATGTTTAAG GATGAGGCTGCTATAGAGGAAAAGCAGGCTTTGGAGAAAATTGCAGGAATATTAAGAACTTTGACATCGAAGAAAGCAGCTATG GTCTCAAAGGCATCAAGGAGTATCCAGGActcaagtatacaagagagcacAAAATTGAAGCACAAGATGTCCGAGATGCAGGAAGTTTCAACTGTTGCTACGAAGAAATTGAGTGAATACATAGAAAATTTGGAAAGTCATTTCGTGGAAGACTCATTCTCAGCCGCTGAGTCTAGGGCTATCATGGAAGATTGTCTCCATGAGTG CTCAAAGAAAGTGGATTATTCTGGGCAGCAGTGGGAAAATGCCCAGTCAACCATAGACCATCTTAATAACATTGGCATTGCAGATATAGGATCTACTATTAT GGAAAATATACACGCAAATCATTTTGCATATGAGGAATTTGTATCTGCATCTTCCTCTGTAAGTGCAGATTTCAATACTGGAGCGTGTGACATGCTTGTCACTGTTAAAG ATTCACTAATACTGGACCGTGAAAATAAGAAGGAAATAGACTCCACAACAGCTTTGTGCTTGGATCAGCTTAAATCTACACAAGAGAAGCATGGTGAAAGCATATCAAACATCCGAAGCCAAGCAGAAAAGTGCCTGATAAAAGATTATTTG GCTAATACTCAGATAGGATTGCAAATAGATGATCCTTCATTTGAGGTCCTGCATTTTATACATG ATTCACTAATACTGGACCGTGAAAATAAGAAGGAAATAGACTCCACAACAGCTTTGTGCTTGGATCAGCTTAAATCTACACAAGAGAAGCATGGTGAAAGCATATCAAACATCCGAAGCCAAGCAGAAAAGTGCCTGATAAAAGATTATTTG GTCGATGAGCATAGTTGTACAACGCCTAAGAAACGAGCTATAGTAGTGCCAAGTTTGGCATCCATTGAGGAGATGAGAGAACCTGCCTTTGAAATTGACAAAGAAGACAAAACTTCAGAGAATAGATTGAAATGGACTCTCACAGAAAGCAAGATCCCGCCGCATCTGAGAGTCTCACCAATACTTGAGAGAACTCCTTTTGCAGATGTCAATTGA